A single Leptolyngbya ohadii IS1 DNA region contains:
- a CDS encoding hybrid sensor histidine kinase/response regulator, giving the protein MAGTLLPVVLFAAVVVYQLSSQEKAASERRILLSARNLSETVERELSSTTRTLEALASSEQLSQGDLESFHEQAKRVVQTQPSWLTVILLSPQGQQLVNTTRPFGRPLPQVRERASLQQVVETRQPTVGDLAPSRLNPNLLGFPVRVPVMQGNSPRYILTAVIHQKAIAKVVNQQEMIDGEWTRTIVDGRGIVVARTRDPERFVGQRGTPSFLEKIGEAPEGIYRDTTLEGKKVYVAFCRVGNLPWTVAVTVPVNVVQAPAQRAMEIVIGSGLILLLISGVGAFILSRQISRSITSAASAADALAKGGQPQTSSFSSAFSIKEIVLLGQSLESAASLLLQREQERTENLTRAEAARAEAEAANRIKDEFLAVLSHELRTPLNPILGWSKLLRTGGLDAAKTAFALETIERNAKLQTQLIEDLLDVSRIMQGKLNLKMAPVSLIFIIESAIETVRLAAEVKSIQIQTLLAPVSMQVLGDSARLQQVIWNLLSNAVKFTPEGGQIQIEVEPIAAQAQIRVRDTGKGIHPDFLPHVFDYFRQEDGKTTRQFGGLGLGLAIVRHLVELHGGTVQADSQGEGQGATFTVTLPLIAESREVTYSRGDASSPILNASPFEGLRVLLVDDDPDARDLIAFLLEQNHAIVTAVESASEALEAIEQAEFSLLISDIGMPEVDGYLLMQQIRDRLSKQARQLPAIALTAYVGEYDQQQAVRAGFQRHIAKPVEPEALIKVIADLVKTS; this is encoded by the coding sequence GTGGCAGGAACGTTACTTCCAGTCGTACTGTTTGCCGCTGTGGTTGTTTATCAGCTTTCTAGCCAAGAAAAAGCAGCATCAGAGCGACGCATTCTTCTATCAGCCCGGAACCTATCAGAAACGGTAGAGCGCGAACTTTCAAGCACAACCCGAACGCTCGAAGCGCTGGCATCATCGGAACAGCTCAGCCAGGGTGATCTCGAAAGCTTTCACGAACAGGCAAAGCGAGTCGTACAAACGCAACCATCGTGGTTAACTGTAATTCTCCTGTCGCCCCAAGGGCAGCAACTCGTGAACACCACAAGACCTTTTGGTCGTCCCTTGCCTCAAGTTAGAGAGCGGGCAAGTCTACAGCAGGTGGTTGAAACCCGCCAACCCACCGTTGGCGATCTCGCTCCTTCAAGGCTAAATCCTAATCTTCTTGGCTTTCCGGTTCGTGTCCCGGTGATGCAGGGTAATAGTCCTCGGTACATTCTTACGGCTGTCATTCATCAGAAAGCGATCGCCAAGGTAGTGAATCAGCAGGAAATGATTGATGGGGAATGGACGCGCACCATCGTGGATGGGCGAGGGATCGTTGTTGCCCGCACTCGTGATCCTGAACGCTTTGTGGGGCAGCGTGGGACACCCTCCTTTCTAGAGAAAATTGGAGAGGCACCGGAGGGAATTTATCGCGATACCACCCTGGAAGGAAAAAAAGTTTATGTTGCCTTCTGTCGGGTCGGGAATTTACCCTGGACTGTTGCTGTCACAGTTCCTGTTAATGTGGTGCAGGCACCGGCTCAGCGAGCGATGGAGATTGTAATAGGGTCTGGTTTGATTTTGCTCCTAATCAGCGGTGTTGGAGCGTTCATCCTCTCCCGCCAAATTTCTCGCAGTATTACCTCGGCTGCCTCAGCTGCGGACGCTCTGGCAAAGGGTGGACAGCCCCAGACTAGCTCATTCTCAAGTGCGTTCTCAATTAAAGAAATTGTCCTATTAGGGCAATCTCTAGAGTCTGCGGCTAGCTTGCTGTTGCAGCGGGAGCAGGAGCGGACTGAAAACCTGACGCGAGCAGAAGCCGCAAGAGCAGAAGCCGAGGCAGCAAACCGCATTAAGGATGAGTTTTTGGCGGTGTTATCCCATGAACTAAGAACTCCTCTCAACCCCATTTTGGGCTGGTCTAAGCTGCTTCGCACGGGCGGATTGGATGCTGCAAAAACGGCTTTTGCCTTGGAGACAATCGAGCGGAATGCCAAGCTGCAAACTCAATTGATTGAGGATCTCTTAGACGTTTCCCGCATCATGCAGGGAAAACTGAACCTCAAAATGGCTCCCGTTAGTTTGATATTCATCATTGAGTCTGCCATTGAAACAGTAAGACTAGCGGCAGAAGTAAAGTCCATTCAAATTCAAACGCTGCTTGCTCCAGTTTCTATGCAAGTCCTGGGAGATTCTGCCCGTCTCCAGCAAGTGATTTGGAATTTGCTGAGTAATGCAGTGAAATTTACACCGGAGGGAGGACAAATCCAAATTGAGGTAGAGCCGATCGCTGCTCAGGCTCAAATTCGAGTCAGAGACACCGGCAAGGGCATTCACCCCGACTTCCTGCCCCACGTATTCGACTATTTTCGCCAGGAGGATGGTAAGACGACCCGCCAATTTGGGGGGTTAGGGCTGGGGCTAGCAATCGTGCGTCACCTGGTAGAACTGCATGGTGGAACAGTTCAAGCAGATAGTCAGGGAGAAGGGCAGGGCGCAACATTTACGGTCACGCTGCCACTCATAGCGGAAAGCCGAGAAGTAACCTATTCCCGTGGTGACGCTTCATCTCCTATTTTGAACGCTTCCCCTTTTGAAGGGCTGCGAGTTTTGCTAGTGGATGATGATCCGGATGCAAGAGACCTGATTGCCTTCCTGCTTGAGCAAAATCATGCGATCGTGACTGCTGTAGAATCTGCCAGTGAAGCATTAGAAGCCATTGAACAAGCAGAATTTAGTCTGCTCATCAGCGATATCGGTATGCCTGAGGTGGATGGCTACCTGCTAATGCAGCAGATCCGCGATCGATTGAGCAAACAGGCTAGACAATTGCCTGCGATCGCCCTGACTGCCTATGTGGGAGAGTACGATCAGCAGCAGGCTGTAAGGGCTGGATTTCAGCGCCATATTGCGAAGCCCGTAGAACCGGAGGCATTGATCAAAGTCATTGCAGACTTAGTAAAGACTAGCTAA
- a CDS encoding dipeptidyl-peptidase 5 produces MPVAPYGSWKSPITSELIVAGSLRLGEIRLDGQDVYWSEGRATESGRNAIVQRTPSGQTFDRLPIPLNARTRVHEYGGGAYIVADGTIYFSNFADQRLYKQSPSQDAEPITPEADLRYADAILDRSRNRLICVREDHTAGGHEPTNTIAAIPLDGSPQTILVSGSDFYAAPRLSPAGDRLAWICWNHPNMPWDGTQLWVAEVQEDGSLGEAQRIAGSETESIFQPEWSPDGTLYFVSDRSNWWNLYRWQGDEVEAICPKAAEFGQPLWVFGMTNYGFASANQLICTYVEGGIQHLAKLDTTFLELTEIEIPYSSLGGLRVGDGFAAFLGGSVAAPGAVVRLDLATGETVELRRSSSLEIDPGYISVPQAIEFPTAEDKTAFAFFYPPQNKDFQAPDGELPPLLVKSHGGPTAATSASFSPSIQYWTSRGIAILDVNYGGSTGYGREYRERLKGRWGIVDVEDCINGAKYLVDQGLVDGDRLCIDGGSAGGYTTLAALTFHNTFRAGASHYGVSDLEALAKDTHKFESRYLDGLIGKYPEEVAIYTERSPISAVDRLSCPVIFFQGDEDKIVPPNQAEMMVDALKAKGLPVAYVLFEGEQHGFRKAENIRRALDGELYFYSRVFGFDLAEAIEPVAIENL; encoded by the coding sequence ATGCCAGTTGCCCCTTACGGTTCTTGGAAATCCCCCATTACCTCCGAATTAATTGTGGCGGGGAGTTTACGTCTGGGCGAGATCCGGCTGGACGGACAGGATGTTTACTGGAGCGAGGGACGAGCCACCGAAAGCGGGCGAAATGCGATCGTTCAAAGAACACCATCCGGGCAGACGTTCGATCGCCTACCAATTCCCCTGAATGCGCGGACACGGGTACATGAGTATGGCGGTGGGGCGTACATCGTGGCGGATGGGACAATCTACTTCTCAAATTTTGCCGATCAGCGGCTTTACAAACAGTCTCCCAGTCAGGACGCAGAGCCGATTACGCCGGAAGCAGACCTGCGCTATGCCGATGCAATCCTCGATCGCTCCAGAAATCGCCTGATCTGTGTACGGGAAGACCATACAGCGGGGGGACATGAGCCAACAAATACGATCGCGGCAATTCCGCTAGATGGTTCTCCACAGACCATCCTGGTTTCAGGGTCAGATTTTTATGCGGCTCCGCGTCTCAGTCCTGCGGGCGATCGGCTGGCGTGGATTTGCTGGAATCATCCGAATATGCCGTGGGATGGGACGCAGCTTTGGGTGGCGGAGGTTCAAGAGGACGGATCGCTGGGTGAAGCGCAACGGATCGCAGGAAGTGAGACGGAATCAATCTTTCAGCCGGAATGGTCGCCGGACGGGACGCTATATTTTGTCAGCGATCGATCGAACTGGTGGAATCTGTATCGCTGGCAGGGGGACGAGGTAGAAGCAATTTGCCCGAAGGCAGCGGAGTTTGGGCAACCCCTGTGGGTGTTCGGCATGACGAACTACGGCTTTGCCTCCGCAAATCAGCTCATCTGCACCTACGTCGAGGGCGGCATTCAGCATCTCGCCAAGCTTGATACCACTTTCCTGGAACTGACCGAAATCGAAATTCCCTATTCCAGTCTGGGCGGTTTGCGCGTCGGCGATGGCTTTGCGGCGTTTCTGGGTGGTTCTGTGGCGGCTCCGGGCGCAGTTGTGCGATTGGATTTGGCGACGGGCGAAACGGTGGAACTGCGGCGATCGTCCTCACTGGAAATCGATCCGGGCTATATTTCTGTGCCCCAGGCGATTGAGTTTCCCACGGCAGAGGACAAGACGGCATTTGCGTTCTTCTACCCGCCTCAGAACAAAGATTTTCAGGCTCCGGATGGGGAACTGCCGCCCCTGCTAGTGAAGAGTCACGGTGGACCCACGGCAGCAACCTCCGCCAGCTTCAGCCCCAGCATTCAGTACTGGACAAGTCGCGGCATTGCCATCCTGGACGTGAACTACGGCGGCAGCACCGGATACGGACGGGAGTATCGGGAACGGCTGAAGGGCAGATGGGGCATTGTGGATGTGGAGGACTGCATCAACGGCGCGAAATATCTGGTCGATCAGGGCTTAGTGGATGGCGATCGGCTTTGTATCGATGGCGGCAGTGCGGGAGGCTATACAACGCTGGCAGCTCTCACATTCCACAACACCTTCCGAGCGGGAGCCAGTCACTACGGCGTGAGCGATCTGGAGGCGCTGGCAAAAGATACTCACAAATTTGAGTCGCGCTATCTAGACGGCTTGATCGGCAAGTATCCCGAAGAAGTTGCTATCTACACGGAACGATCGCCTATTTCTGCGGTCGATCGCCTCTCCTGTCCGGTAATCTTCTTCCAGGGCGATGAAGATAAAATCGTGCCGCCCAATCAGGCAGAAATGATGGTAGATGCGCTGAAGGCGAAAGGTCTACCCGTCGCGTATGTTCTGTTTGAGGGAGAGCAGCACGGCTTCCGCAAAGCCGAAAATATCCGACGTGCCCTCGATGGGGAACTGTATTTCTACTCGCGGGTATTTGGGTTTGACCTGGCGGAGGCGATCGAACCTGTGGCAATCGAGAATCTGTAA
- a CDS encoding AAA family ATPase, which produces MRDRIEQLVQHLGQTIVGKEEAIRLVLVALFSGGHALLEDVPGVGKTLLAKSLARSIDGLFQRIQCTPDLLPADVTGTNIWNPRSGEFEFLPGPVFANVLLTDEINRATPRTQSALLEVMEEHQVTIDGKSRPVPHPFFVIATQNPVEYQGTFPLPEAQMDRFTLSFSLGYPTKTEELQMLQRLQQGQKPEALGPCISLAEVQSLQQLCAQVRVEPPLQQYLLDLVRSTREDEEISLGVSPRGTVALHRAVQALAFLEGREYAIPDDVKFLAPYVLSHRIIPAAGRKSRLIVDRLLRSVAVP; this is translated from the coding sequence ATGCGTGACCGGATTGAACAGCTCGTCCAGCATTTGGGACAAACGATCGTCGGCAAAGAAGAAGCGATCCGGCTGGTGCTGGTTGCCCTATTTTCCGGAGGTCATGCGCTGCTGGAGGATGTGCCAGGGGTGGGAAAAACTCTGCTGGCGAAATCCCTGGCACGATCGATCGACGGACTGTTTCAGCGGATTCAGTGTACGCCCGACCTGCTGCCTGCGGACGTGACGGGAACGAATATCTGGAATCCTCGCTCCGGTGAGTTTGAATTCTTGCCTGGACCCGTATTTGCCAATGTGCTGCTAACGGATGAGATTAATCGCGCTACGCCCCGCACCCAGTCTGCCCTGCTGGAAGTGATGGAAGAACATCAGGTGACGATCGACGGCAAATCTCGCCCGGTTCCCCATCCCTTTTTTGTGATTGCGACTCAGAATCCGGTGGAATATCAGGGCACGTTTCCCCTGCCAGAAGCGCAGATGGATCGCTTTACCCTGTCCTTTAGTCTGGGCTACCCCACGAAGACAGAGGAACTGCAAATGCTTCAGCGGCTCCAACAAGGTCAGAAACCCGAAGCCCTGGGTCCCTGCATTTCCCTGGCAGAGGTACAGTCCCTCCAGCAGCTTTGCGCCCAGGTGCGTGTGGAACCCCCGCTTCAGCAATACCTGCTCGACCTGGTGCGATCGACTCGTGAGGATGAGGAAATTTCCCTGGGGGTGAGTCCCAGAGGTACGGTTGCCCTGCATCGCGCAGTTCAGGCGTTAGCGTTTCTGGAAGGCAGAGAATACGCCATCCCCGACGACGTGAAATTCCTTGCGCCCTATGTGCTGTCTCACCGAATTATCCCGGCTGCTGGACGCAAATCGCGGCTGATTGTCGATCGGCTTTTGCGATCGGTTGCGGTGCCCTAA
- a CDS encoding YiaA/YiaB family inner membrane protein: MKNLPAQQSHSQAWVVQTWISFAISTSAMAIGILYLPVDGWIKGYLGMGMAFTLGSTMSLTKTVRDEHEAKRLLAKVDEARVEKLLAEHHPLR; this comes from the coding sequence ATGAAAAATCTTCCCGCACAGCAATCCCACAGTCAGGCGTGGGTTGTACAGACCTGGATTTCGTTTGCAATTTCGACCTCTGCAATGGCGATCGGGATTCTGTATCTTCCCGTAGATGGCTGGATTAAAGGCTACCTCGGTATGGGGATGGCATTCACGCTGGGTTCTACGATGAGCCTCACCAAAACAGTGCGCGATGAGCACGAGGCAAAAAGACTGCTGGCAAAAGTGGATGAAGCAAGGGTCGAAAAGCTGTTGGCAGAGCATCATCCTCTGCGATAA
- the gltX gene encoding glutamate--tRNA ligase, with product MSVRVRIAPSPTGKLHIGTARTAVFNWLFARHNGGQFVLRIEDTDLERSRDEYTQNILEGLSWLGLTWDEGPFYQTKRLDLYRDKVKELLDKGLAYRAYDTPEELDAMREAQKARNEAPRYDNRHRNLTPEQEAAFVAEGRKPVIRFRIDDDREVSWNDLVRGKVTWKGRDLGGDMVIARAADAGDVGQPLYNFVVVVDDIDMQISHVIRGEDHIGNTPKQILLYEALGASVPQFGHTPLILNQAGAKLSKRDGVTSISDFQRMGYTAEAIGNYMTLLGWSPTEGMSELFTLEEAAKQFSFDRVNKAGAKFDWDKLNWINSQYLHAMPIDRLTDLLVPYWQEAGYPVNSEGDRSWLEKLTALVAASLERLEDAVPMTRYLFDPNLEYSEAAQTQLKLEGVGNALKGVITELEGVTDLTAEGAQAIVQTVVKAQGIKKGLLMKSLRAALTCDLQGPDLVESWILLHQHQMALSRLKQAVAIAESA from the coding sequence ATGTCTGTTCGCGTTCGTATTGCTCCCAGTCCTACCGGAAAGCTGCACATTGGTACTGCCCGCACTGCCGTCTTCAACTGGCTGTTTGCCCGCCATAACGGGGGACAGTTTGTGCTGCGGATTGAAGATACCGATCTGGAACGATCGCGCGACGAGTACACCCAGAATATCCTGGAGGGCTTGAGCTGGCTGGGGTTGACCTGGGACGAAGGACCGTTCTACCAGACGAAACGGCTGGATCTTTACCGCGATAAGGTGAAAGAACTGCTAGACAAAGGCTTAGCCTATCGCGCCTACGACACGCCGGAAGAACTGGACGCGATGCGCGAGGCGCAAAAAGCCCGCAACGAAGCTCCCCGCTACGACAACCGCCACCGCAACCTTACGCCAGAGCAGGAAGCCGCTTTTGTGGCAGAGGGACGCAAGCCCGTGATTCGCTTTAGGATTGATGACGATCGCGAAGTCAGCTGGAATGATCTGGTGCGCGGCAAAGTCACCTGGAAGGGGCGCGACCTGGGCGGCGATATGGTGATTGCGCGGGCAGCGGATGCCGGAGACGTGGGACAGCCCCTCTACAACTTCGTGGTGGTGGTAGACGATATCGATATGCAGATTAGCCACGTCATTCGCGGAGAGGATCACATTGGCAATACGCCTAAGCAAATCCTGCTGTACGAAGCGTTGGGAGCTAGCGTGCCCCAGTTTGGACATACGCCGCTAATCTTGAACCAGGCGGGCGCAAAGCTCTCGAAGCGGGACGGAGTGACTTCTATTTCAGATTTTCAGCGCATGGGCTACACGGCAGAGGCGATCGGCAACTACATGACGCTACTGGGATGGTCGCCAACCGAGGGAATGTCCGAGCTGTTCACGCTGGAGGAAGCCGCAAAGCAGTTTAGTTTCGATCGCGTTAACAAAGCGGGCGCAAAGTTTGACTGGGACAAGCTCAACTGGATCAACAGCCAGTACCTTCACGCCATGCCGATCGATCGACTCACCGATCTGCTAGTCCCCTACTGGCAAGAGGCAGGCTATCCGGTTAATTCAGAGGGAGACCGCTCCTGGCTGGAAAAATTAACTGCCCTGGTTGCTGCCAGCCTAGAGCGGCTGGAAGATGCCGTACCGATGACCCGCTATCTGTTCGATCCGAATTTGGAATACAGCGAAGCGGCTCAGACCCAATTGAAGCTAGAGGGTGTGGGCAATGCCCTGAAGGGTGTGATTACAGAACTCGAAGGTGTGACAGACCTGACCGCAGAAGGGGCACAGGCGATCGTCCAAACCGTTGTGAAGGCGCAGGGCATTAAAAAGGGACTGCTGATGAAATCCCTGCGGGCGGCGCTCACCTGCGATCTACAGGGTCCGGATCTGGTCGAGTCCTGGATACTGCTGCATCAGCATCAGATGGCATTGTCCCGGCTGAAGCAGGCAGTGGCGATTGCAGAATCGGCGTAA
- a CDS encoding DHH family phosphoesterase → MAQISIDQRFSLYVSSAEGVLEYLSRSKDVIFPPIATVKLSLSFTNRSPPPMLTATPNTTPNLEAAQQAFQEFIQPLAKSDRLVALHDSDADGLTAGVVWQRAFDRMGFESVIRVVPDRERNAWTAANQQKVREANPDRLFVMDLGSQDHQVIPGVPTCFIDHHHPEGVPTGDTLISAYTWEPVPNTSLLIWELCCPLVDISDLEWIAAIGTVSDLGDRAPFDLLTSAKKKYTAKYLKEATALINASRRAGEYNPELAAQALLNHSNPKELVNSNLPEVGQLRQMRSQVKQELDQARRAAPTFAGKVALLRLHSSCQIHPLIAQSWRDRLPQYIVIAANDGYLPGRVNFSARSNSQNVLEFLQSQQISEGDGSFGHGHDQASGGSLPVDRWNELLKQLGFSEQVFAAES, encoded by the coding sequence ATGGCTCAAATCTCGATCGATCAACGTTTCTCATTGTACGTTTCGTCAGCCGAAGGAGTTCTGGAATATTTATCCCGATCGAAAGACGTGATTTTCCCCCCGATCGCTACGGTGAAATTATCCCTATCCTTCACTAATCGATCGCCCCCGCCAATGCTCACCGCCACGCCCAACACAACGCCCAACCTAGAAGCCGCCCAACAAGCCTTTCAGGAATTCATCCAGCCTCTTGCAAAGTCTGATCGTCTTGTCGCCCTTCATGATTCCGATGCGGATGGACTGACTGCCGGAGTGGTGTGGCAAAGAGCCTTTGATCGAATGGGCTTTGAGTCTGTCATTCGAGTCGTGCCCGATCGCGAACGCAACGCCTGGACAGCGGCAAACCAGCAAAAAGTCCGGGAGGCAAACCCCGATCGCCTGTTTGTGATGGATCTGGGCAGTCAGGATCATCAGGTGATTCCCGGTGTGCCCACCTGCTTTATCGACCATCACCACCCCGAAGGCGTGCCCACAGGCGATACCCTCATCAGCGCCTACACCTGGGAACCTGTGCCCAATACCTCCCTGCTGATCTGGGAACTCTGCTGCCCCCTGGTGGATATTTCCGACCTGGAGTGGATTGCGGCAATTGGAACGGTGAGTGACCTGGGCGATCGTGCCCCCTTTGATCTGCTGACTTCCGCCAAGAAGAAATACACCGCCAAGTATCTCAAGGAAGCCACGGCGCTGATTAATGCCTCCCGTCGCGCAGGCGAATACAACCCGGAACTGGCGGCTCAGGCTTTGCTGAATCACTCGAATCCAAAAGAATTAGTCAATTCCAATTTGCCGGAAGTCGGACAACTGCGCCAGATGCGATCGCAGGTGAAACAGGAACTCGACCAAGCCCGCCGTGCCGCTCCCACCTTTGCCGGAAAAGTAGCGCTGCTGCGGCTCCATTCCTCCTGCCAGATTCACCCGCTGATTGCCCAAAGCTGGCGCGATCGTCTGCCCCAGTATATTGTGATTGCCGCCAACGATGGCTACTTACCTGGACGAGTCAACTTCTCGGCGCGATCGAACAGTCAAAACGTCCTGGAGTTTCTGCAAAGTCAGCAGATTAGTGAGGGGGATGGCTCCTTTGGTCACGGTCATGATCAGGCATCAGGCGGAAGCTTACCCGTCGATCGCTGGAACGAACTCCTGAAGCAGCTTGGCTTTTCGGAGCAGGTTTTCGCGGCAGAGTCTTGA
- a CDS encoding phosphoribosylanthranilate isomerase, with product MRVKICGITDPQQGRSIAQMGATAIGFICVQQSPRYVTPEQIRAVVDSLSEENKVDPAGLWATVPDRVGVFANTSIEEILRVVAIGQLNGVQLHGSESPEFCQQLRDACKAEFKSEFGTLKFIKALRIRTDADLEQAEIYQTCVETLLLDAYHPGMLGGTGQTIDWTSLQNFRPMCDWLLAGGLTPENIRDALRLTRPDGIDLSSGVEHSPGQKDLQKVERLFAELRSIL from the coding sequence ATGCGCGTCAAAATCTGCGGAATTACTGACCCCCAACAGGGAAGATCGATCGCTCAAATGGGCGCAACGGCGATCGGGTTTATCTGTGTGCAGCAGTCGCCCCGGTACGTGACACCGGAACAGATCCGTGCGGTAGTAGATAGTTTGTCAGAGGAGAACAAAGTCGATCCCGCAGGGTTGTGGGCAACGGTGCCCGATCGAGTGGGGGTGTTTGCCAATACGTCGATCGAGGAAATTTTGCGCGTAGTGGCGATCGGACAGCTCAATGGGGTGCAGCTTCACGGCAGCGAATCGCCGGAGTTTTGTCAGCAGTTGCGCGATGCCTGCAAGGCAGAATTCAAGTCGGAATTTGGGACGCTCAAATTCATTAAGGCACTGCGAATTCGCACAGATGCAGATCTAGAGCAGGCAGAAATTTATCAGACCTGCGTGGAAACCCTTTTGCTCGATGCCTACCATCCGGGAATGCTGGGCGGCACGGGACAGACGATCGACTGGACGAGCCTCCAAAACTTTCGTCCGATGTGCGATTGGCTCCTGGCAGGCGGACTCACTCCCGAAAACATTCGCGATGCTCTGCGGCTCACCCGTCCCGATGGCATTGACCTCTCCAGCGGAGTCGAGCATTCCCCCGGTCAGAAGGATCTGCAAAAAGTAGAGCGACTGTTTGCCGAACTGCGATCGATTCTTTGA
- a CDS encoding glycoside hydrolase family 57 protein: protein MSIGYLALVLHAHLPFVRHPESDYVLEEEWLFEAITETYIPLLHVFEGLKRDGIDFKMTMSMTPPLVSMLRDPLLQERYDHHLAQLEELAEREVEHHTQNGHLRYLAEFYATEFNKVRETWERYDHDLVAAFKQFLDSNNLEIITCGATHGYFPLMKMYPQAVWAQIQVACEHYEQHFGRPPSGIWLPECAYYDGLERMIADAGLRYFLTDGHGILYARPRPRFGTYAPIFTETGVAVFGRDHESSQQVWSSEVGYPGAPEYREFYRDLGWDAEYEYIRPYVMPNGQRKNTGIKYHKISGRGLGLSDKALYDPYWAREKAAEHAGNFLYNRERQIEHLNGIMQRPPIIVSPYDAELFGHWWYEGPWFLDYLFRKTWHDQKTYEMIHLADYLKRHPTQQVCRPSQSSWGFRGFHEYWLNETNAWIYPHLHKAAERMIELSQREPADELEWRALNQAARELLLAQSSDWAFIMRTGTMVPYAVRRTRSHLQRFNKLWEDLNQDKIDSGWLEKVEAIDNIFPEVNYRVYRPLA from the coding sequence ATGAGTATTGGCTATCTTGCGCTGGTCTTGCACGCCCATTTGCCCTTTGTGCGCCATCCCGAAAGTGATTACGTCCTGGAGGAAGAGTGGCTATTTGAGGCGATTACTGAAACCTACATTCCGCTGCTCCACGTCTTTGAAGGACTGAAGCGGGACGGAATTGATTTCAAAATGACCATGAGCATGACACCGCCTTTAGTGTCGATGCTGCGAGATCCGCTACTCCAAGAACGCTACGATCATCACCTGGCTCAGCTTGAGGAATTAGCGGAGAGAGAGGTTGAACATCATACCCAAAATGGGCATCTCCGATACCTGGCTGAATTCTATGCCACTGAGTTTAACAAGGTACGCGAAACATGGGAGCGTTATGACCATGATTTAGTTGCGGCATTTAAGCAATTCCTGGACAGCAACAATCTGGAAATTATTACCTGCGGGGCGACGCATGGATACTTTCCCTTAATGAAAATGTACCCGCAAGCCGTCTGGGCACAGATCCAGGTTGCCTGCGAACACTACGAACAGCACTTTGGTCGCCCGCCCAGCGGAATCTGGCTGCCCGAATGCGCCTATTATGACGGACTGGAGCGGATGATCGCCGATGCCGGACTGCGCTACTTCCTCACCGATGGTCACGGGATTCTCTATGCCCGTCCCCGTCCCCGCTTTGGCACCTATGCGCCGATCTTTACAGAAACGGGTGTGGCGGTCTTTGGGCGCGATCATGAATCTTCGCAGCAGGTCTGGTCATCAGAGGTAGGCTATCCGGGTGCGCCGGAATATCGGGAGTTTTATCGGGATCTGGGCTGGGATGCAGAATACGAGTACATTCGCCCCTACGTAATGCCCAACGGACAGCGCAAGAATACGGGCATCAAGTACCACAAGATCAGCGGACGCGGACTGGGACTCAGCGATAAGGCGCTTTACGATCCCTACTGGGCAAGGGAAAAGGCAGCAGAACACGCGGGCAATTTCCTGTATAACCGGGAGCGGCAAATCGAACACCTCAACGGCATCATGCAGCGTCCGCCCATCATTGTTTCGCCCTACGATGCCGAACTGTTTGGGCACTGGTGGTACGAGGGTCCCTGGTTCCTGGATTACCTGTTCCGCAAAACCTGGCACGACCAGAAAACCTATGAGATGATCCACCTGGCGGACTACCTGAAACGCCATCCCACGCAGCAGGTTTGCCGTCCCTCCCAGTCGAGCTGGGGCTTTCGTGGCTTCCATGAGTATTGGCTGAACGAAACCAACGCCTGGATCTATCCCCACCTGCACAAAGCCGCCGAGCGGATGATCGAGCTATCGCAACGCGAACCCGCCGACGAACTGGAATGGCGTGCATTGAATCAGGCAGCCAGAGAACTGCTCCTCGCCCAATCCTCCGACTGGGCATTTATCATGCGAACCGGAACAATGGTTCCCTACGCCGTGCGCCGCACTCGATCGCATCTACAGCGATTTAACAAACTCTGGGAAGACCTGAACCAGGACAAGATTGACTCCGGCTGGCTAGAGAAAGTTGAGGCGATCGACAATATTTTTCCAGAGGTGAACTATCGCGTTTATCGCCCGCTCGCCTGA